TGCGTAAACGGACCGTCACGCTGCTTTCCCTGTCGGTGCTGGCCGCCGCCTCGTTGCTGACAGGCTGCACCTACGAGTCTGGGCCAAAGACATTTGCGCCCACCAACTACGGCACATCGCCGGACATCACAGCCCCGGAGCAGACGGAATCGGCTGCCGCGTGGCTGAAAACCGCATTGGAGCAAGCGAGAACAAACCCCGATGCACAAAAATACTGGTATACCGGCTACGTCAAAAACCAGGTGATGGCGCGGACCACGACCAGCATGTTCGACAAGACGGTGATTATGCCCGAAGGCTATAACGTCAATGCGCGCATCGCCCGGCAGGACTATCAGTATTACCGCTTCGGCGACAAGCGCTACGTGCGTGTAAAGGACGCCTGGATGACAGCGCGGGAGACTCCGCTGGAGTTCGATGTGCTCGCCGGCTTTGAGGATTGGTACCCCTTCCTGGATCGGGCAGTCCAGCTCAAGGATGAAAAGATTTACGGCACCGTGTGCGTCCCCTTCCAGGTGAAAATCACCGGTGCGGAGTGGCTGGCCGGGAGCAACAGCCCGCTCTTTGAGCCTTTGAAACAGCAGCTCGGCGATCGCCCCGATCTGGAGTATCTGCTGAAGGATTCGACGATAAAAACGACATTTTGGTTTGGAAAAAAGGATCACCTGATTCGCCAGTACGAGACCTGGATCATCCTGCCCATGCCGGAGGGCGGCACGATGGACCAGCAAGTGTTCTTCCAGTTTTACAAGTACAACGATCCCGGCATCCACATCAAGCCGCCGGAAGAAGTGGAGAGGTATTTGCTGTATTAAAAAAACATCCCTGCAAGGCGACAATTTGTCGTCACTTGCAGGGATGTTTTCTGTCTCTGGCCAGTCATCGCGACCGGCTAGGCCTCGCCAGCCAGCGTCTCTGCCTCCCGCTCTTCCCGCTTCCACATCAGGATGCTGTAGAGAAAGGCCAGGAGGGCAATCCCCGCCATCATCAGATACAGCGCGGCACCTCCCCACTCTTGAAACACCCAGCCGCCGGCAAACGACCCGATAATGCCGGAGATCCCGAAAAAGATCACCGCAAGCACCGTCTGTCCGGTCGCCTTCCACTCCTCCGGGATGATCCGGTAGAGGTATTGAATGCTGGCCGTGTAAAACGTAACAAACGTGATGCCGTGCATCAGCTGAATGGCGATTACCAGCATGGGGTCCGACACGACTGCGCACAGGGCATAGCGAATCACGTAGATGGCCGAGGCAAGCGCAATCATCTTGATCTCCCTCCCCGTCCGCAAAAAGCGCGGCAGCAGGGCAAAAAAGGCAATCTCGCTGGTAGCTGCCACAAACCAGGCCAGCCCGATCAGTCCCGTGCTGCCCCCCAGGCTTTGGACGTAGACGCCGAGGAAGCTGTCATTGGTCCGATGGGGGATCGCTGCCAGAAGAATCAAAAGAAAGAAGCGAAGCGTCGCCGGATACGTCAGAAAACGGCGTAAATCCGCTGCCGAGAGGCGCTTGCTGCTGACGGGCGCATCCGGAATCACCAGACACATCAGATAAGTGAGCACGCCGTACACGGCGAACACCCAGTAGAGGCGATCCATCCCGATTTGATCGACGGTAAAGCCGATGATCAGGGAGGCGGAGGCGAATCCGATCGCGCCGAATGTCCGAACCGATCCAAAATGGATGCCGTACTGCTCCGCGACGCGATAGTTCAAGCTTTCGGTTAGCGGATCGGTGGGAAGCATGAAGAAGTACATGCCGCCCACGAGCAAAAATAACAGCCACAGCTCGGAGGATTGAAACAGCACAAAGCCCACCAGCAAGGATAATCCCAGGGTAAGCAGGATCACCTTTTTGATCGTTTTGCGCCTGTCGCTGATCATCCCCCAAAACGGCTGGGAGAGAATGCCGATAAACGAGCCGATCCCCACCAGTAGCCCGATGTCGGATGGGGAGACTGCCCGGTAGGAGAGGTAGACCGGCAAGAATGAGATAAAGACAGAGAGAAGCGAAAAGTAAAAAAGGTTGTAGGCGCGCAGTGCCTGAATGGCGATCATATCGTTGGATCCCCCGCTCGCTCTGCCGAAGAAAGCAATTCTTCCATCAGCTCTGCCAGCTGACGAGCCTGCTCCCGGCGCTCATATGGCTTGACCCGCTCGCTGAACGTGGCATCCCGCTCGGCCGAGCCCGTCTGCCCCTGCTCTTTCCATTCCCGGTAGAGCCGGTAGTAGGCTTGCTTGATCGCGTCCTTGTCCTCGGGGTCGGCTACCTGTCCCAAACGGAAGGTTTCAATAATTCCGGTAGCTTCTCCCGCTTTATTCAAGGCGAGAATCGGTTTGCCTATGCCCATGTATTCATACAGCTTGCCGGGGATGTAGGCTCCGGCGTCCGGGGAGACGTCCCCGATCAACAGCAACGCATCCGCGCCCTTCATCAGCCCCAGCGCCTCTTTGTGGGGAAGATTGCCCAGCACGCGGACGATGTCCCCCAGGCCCAGAGCTTCGACACAGTCGCGATTCTCCGAGTAGCCCGGGTAGTCAAATACCCCGGCAAAGCTGAGCAAGAGATCCTCCCGCTCTACCTTCCCTTCCTCGATCAACTCCTGAATCGCCTGAAGCAAGAGGCGGGGATTTCTTTTCTGGTAGAGAATCCCGGCGTAGACGGCGTGGAATTTGCCCGGCGCGGCATGCTCCGGCGTCAGGCCGATGAAATCCTCCTGGTCAAATCCGTTGTAGATCAACTCCATCCGCCGCACCCGGCTGCCGTGCTTGGCACGGAAATTCTCCGCAAACGTGGCCGTTACCGTCGTAATGGCGTCAGCCTGGGCCATGACGCTCTCCTCCATGCGCTCTTCCAGACGCTCGCGCCAAGCGATCCCAGAGGTATGCATATTTTGCGTCCAGGGATCGCGGAAATCGGCTACCCATTTGCAGCCAAATTCGCCCGCAAGCCGCTTGGCGATCAGGTGATTGGTGACAGGACCCGACGTGGAAAAGATGACATCTATTTTTTCCCGGCGCATGATCTCTCTGCCCAGCTTGAGCGCTTGGGGCATCCAGAGGATTTGGTCGTCCGGAATCAGCAGATAAGGCTTCACTTTTTTCAAGAGGCCCACGACCTGCTGCTTGATTTGGCTTGTCAAGCTGCTGCGGGGCGCAGCCTGCACCTCTGCCGCGGACGGTTGGCCTTTTGGCGCCTGGGCGGATGCCGACTGGCTGTCCCCTGCTGGCCGGTTGCCTGTTTTTTTCTTGGCAGAAGCTGTCGTCTCCGGCGATGCTCCCCTTCGCGGTATGATCTGAAGCTCCCGGGCCCGGTGAATCCGTACATCCGCTGGCAACTGAGCCAGCAAGGTCGGATCCAAGGTCGCGTGGTAGACCGGGTCCACGGTTAATACATGAACGTCCCAGCCAAAATCGCCGAGGTATTTCGCCATCTTGAGCGCTCGTGGCACCCCTCCGCCGCCGATGGGCGGGAAATAATAGCAGATAAGTAGCACGCTGCGTGTTTTCATCAGCCGACCTTCCTTGTATCGTGTTTTTCTCCTTCACCAAGATACCACAAGTCCCGTCGTATTGCGAATAGACGGGGCATCTGCTATAGTGAGAATGGTTTTGTTTTTTTCTTACGAAGGTTCGGGTGGAGTGTCATGGACAAATTACGCGTCCTCCATGTTATAGGCGGAGGAGAGTTTGGCGGCGCGGAACAGCATATTCTCAATCTGTTGGCATCTCTCCCTGCAGATGAAGTGGAGGCGGCGGTAGTCTGCTTTTACGACTCCCTTTTTGCAAGCGAGCTGCGCAAAGCTGGCGTGCCCGTCATCGCCCTGGACCGTTTCGGGCGTTTTGACTTGCGGCTGCTGCAGGCGCTGCGGGAGGCATTTCGCTCTTTTCAGCCGCATCTCATACATACACACGGGGTAAAAGCCAACTTTTTCTCCCGATTGGCTGCCAGAGGCAGCGGCGCAACACTGCTGACGACCGTGCACAGTTCACTGCGCTACGACTATACCCATCCGCTCGCCTACGCCCTCGTCTCCCTGATGGAGCGCGGGACACGCAGGTGGAATCGGCATTACATCGCGATCAGCGGGGCCATCGCCGAGATTTTGCAAAAGGATGGCGTCGCCCAGGATAACATCAGCATCATCTACAACGGGACAGACCTCTCCCCATACAGACAGACGGACCGAAAGGATTCGGACCGGATCCGGCTTCGCGAGGAATGGGGCATTCCGCAGGATGTCTTTTTGTTTGGAACGGTTGCCCGGTTCGTACCGGTCAAGGGCCTTCCTCTGTTGGTCGACGCTTTCGCGGCGCTTGTGCGGGAATGTGCGGATGCGACTCCTCACCTCGTGATGGTCGGGGATGGACCCGAGCGTCCGATCCTGGAAGCAAAGGTACGAGAGCACGGCCTGGAAGGAAGAGTCGCTTTCGGCGGCTTTCGGCAAGATATACCCGCCTGCCTCCACGCTTGCGATGCGTTCGTCCACTCTTCGTACTACGAAGGGCTCGGCTATACCATCATCGAAGCGATGGCTTCGGAGGTGCCGGTCGTGGCCAGCCATGTCGGGGGCGTGAGAGAGTTCGTCACCGATCATCAGACAGGGCTTGCGGTAGAGCCTGGCGATACAGCCGGATTGACACGAGCGATGATGGAACTCTTGCAGGAGCCTGAGCTGCGGGCCCGTCTGGCACAGAATGCGCTTGCTCTGGTGGAGGGCAGCTTTACCATCCAGCAGATGGCGGCGCAAACGCTGGCGCTGTACCGCGAGCTGCTCGAGTAATCCCCCTGCATGCGTGAATAGCAGTGCAGAGAGAGAAGGATTCCCCTTCTCTCTTTTTTCTTTGCCCTCCCTCCTTTTTCCGATCTTTCATTTTTCTGTTGCTTGCCTGCAAACATTTTGGTTTGATTAAAAAGAATCATTCGCGATTGCGAGTCGAGGAAACAAGGAAAGGGCGGGACATGCGATGAAATTATTTCTTTCCGTAGACATGGAGGGCATCTCTGGCATCGTAGACACCTCTTATATCAATCCGGACTCGGGCACGAACTATGCACGCGGCCGTCAATTCATGACGGAGGACGCCAATGCCGTCATCGAAGCGGCCCTGGAATGGGGGGCGACAGAAATCCTCGTAGCTGACAGCCACAACACGATGAACAATATTCTCTGGGAATCGCTTCACCCCAAAGCCAAGCTGCTGGCCGGTTCCCCCCGCAATTTTTCCATGATGCAGGGTTTGGACGACAGCTTCGACGCGGCTTTCTTCATCGGCTACCATACGCGGCAAGGCATCCCGGGTGTCCTCAGCCACACGATGTCCGGCGTGGTGCGAAATATGTACATCAACGGTCGGGTCGTGGGCGAATTTGGCTTTAATGCCGTATATGCAGGCTTGTACGGGGTTCCCGTCTGTCTCGTCTCCGGCGACAA
This sequence is a window from Brevibacillus composti. Protein-coding genes within it:
- a CDS encoding MFS transporter; the protein is MIAIQALRAYNLFYFSLLSVFISFLPVYLSYRAVSPSDIGLLVGIGSFIGILSQPFWGMISDRRKTIKKVILLTLGLSLLVGFVLFQSSELWLLFLLVGGMYFFMLPTDPLTESLNYRVAEQYGIHFGSVRTFGAIGFASASLIIGFTVDQIGMDRLYWVFAVYGVLTYLMCLVIPDAPVSSKRLSAADLRRFLTYPATLRFFLLILLAAIPHRTNDSFLGVYVQSLGGSTGLIGLAWFVAATSEIAFFALLPRFLRTGREIKMIALASAIYVIRYALCAVVSDPMLVIAIQLMHGITFVTFYTASIQYLYRIIPEEWKATGQTVLAVIFFGISGIIGSFAGGWVFQEWGGAALYLMMAGIALLAFLYSILMWKREEREAETLAGEA
- a CDS encoding glycosyltransferase family 4 protein; the encoded protein is MKTRSVLLICYYFPPIGGGGVPRALKMAKYLGDFGWDVHVLTVDPVYHATLDPTLLAQLPADVRIHRARELQIIPRRGASPETTASAKKKTGNRPAGDSQSASAQAPKGQPSAAEVQAAPRSSLTSQIKQQVVGLLKKVKPYLLIPDDQILWMPQALKLGREIMRREKIDVIFSTSGPVTNHLIAKRLAGEFGCKWVADFRDPWTQNMHTSGIAWRERLEERMEESVMAQADAITTVTATFAENFRAKHGSRVRRMELIYNGFDQEDFIGLTPEHAAPGKFHAVYAGILYQKRNPRLLLQAIQELIEEGKVEREDLLLSFAGVFDYPGYSENRDCVEALGLGDIVRVLGNLPHKEALGLMKGADALLLIGDVSPDAGAYIPGKLYEYMGIGKPILALNKAGEATGIIETFRLGQVADPEDKDAIKQAYYRLYREWKEQGQTGSAERDATFSERVKPYERREQARQLAELMEELLSSAERAGDPTI
- a CDS encoding glycosyltransferase is translated as MDKLRVLHVIGGGEFGGAEQHILNLLASLPADEVEAAVVCFYDSLFASELRKAGVPVIALDRFGRFDLRLLQALREAFRSFQPHLIHTHGVKANFFSRLAARGSGATLLTTVHSSLRYDYTHPLAYALVSLMERGTRRWNRHYIAISGAIAEILQKDGVAQDNISIIYNGTDLSPYRQTDRKDSDRIRLREEWGIPQDVFLFGTVARFVPVKGLPLLVDAFAALVRECADATPHLVMVGDGPERPILEAKVREHGLEGRVAFGGFRQDIPACLHACDAFVHSSYYEGLGYTIIEAMASEVPVVASHVGGVREFVTDHQTGLAVEPGDTAGLTRAMMELLQEPELRARLAQNALALVEGSFTIQQMAAQTLALYRELLE
- a CDS encoding M55 family metallopeptidase — its product is MKLFLSVDMEGISGIVDTSYINPDSGTNYARGRQFMTEDANAVIEAALEWGATEILVADSHNTMNNILWESLHPKAKLLAGSPRNFSMMQGLDDSFDAAFFIGYHTRQGIPGVLSHTMSGVVRNMYINGRVVGEFGFNAVYAGLYGVPVCLVSGDNLIARESSELIPGISTAIVKTAVSRTSAICLSREQATAELKQKTKLALSRVQEVKPLVFAEPLELAIEFSHAGQAEMAADVPGTRYDTETGIVSCSPKDQHELYKTMRAMINLAAGAQFF